A stretch of Candidatus Gastranaerophilales bacterium DNA encodes these proteins:
- a CDS encoding ATP-binding protein, whose translation MDNFYKTILSEISIPVCVFDSQAEMIFYNEKFSTLLKQKNINAKTLDEINQAFIDENLFLNTQKIDAEGNVFYICTCESSLNQAHLDFVSTVSHELRTPLTSIKGFADTMLHSSDALTKEQREKFLTIIINQTKRLTRLIENLLAITNLSSKRQKMILKAINFQEFISTLILSVEKKYPNRTFSSEIQYNLPDIWADSDMLEQIMLNLLDNAAKYSYPDSKIEIKAAFKNNCILIEIIDEGVEIPQDCLEKIFNKFSRIDNPLTRQVEGSGLGLFITKNLVENLNGKITAQSVGNKTIISIELPSINFETQMESKITGEK comes from the coding sequence AACTTTTACAAGACAATTCTTAGCGAAATCAGCATTCCTGTTTGCGTTTTTGACTCACAAGCAGAAATGATTTTTTATAATGAAAAATTTTCAACACTACTAAAACAAAAAAATATTAATGCAAAAACGCTTGATGAAATTAATCAGGCATTCATCGATGAGAATTTATTTTTAAATACGCAAAAAATAGATGCCGAGGGCAATGTTTTTTATATCTGCACTTGTGAAAGCAGCCTAAATCAAGCCCATCTGGACTTTGTATCAACCGTAAGCCATGAATTGAGGACGCCCTTAACGAGCATAAAAGGGTTTGCCGATACTATGCTGCACTCGTCTGATGCGCTTACAAAAGAGCAGCGGGAAAAATTCCTCACAATTATTATTAACCAGACAAAAAGGCTTACCAGACTAATAGAAAACCTGCTTGCTATTACAAATCTGTCTTCAAAAAGACAAAAAATGATATTAAAGGCAATAAACTTTCAGGAATTTATCTCCACGCTTATTCTTTCGGTAGAAAAAAAATATCCTAACAGGACTTTTTCGTCCGAAATACAGTATAATTTGCCTGATATTTGGGCGGATAGCGATATGCTTGAGCAAATAATGCTAAACCTGCTTGATAACGCCGCAAAATATTCTTATCCTGATTCTAAAATTGAAATCAAAGCAGCCTTTAAAAATAATTGTATCTTAATAGAAATAATTGACGAAGGGGTGGAAATTCCCCAAGACTGTCTGGAAAAGATTTTTAACAAGTTTTCAAGAATAGATAACCCGCTCACAAGACAGGTTGAAGGCAGCGGGCTGGGGCTTTTTATAACAAAAAATCTTGTCGAAAACCTCAACGGCAAAATCACCGCACAAAGCGTCGGAAATAAAACTATTATAAGCATTGAACTTCCGTCAATAAACTTTGAAACTCAAATGGAAAGCAAAATTACGGGAGAAAAATAA